In the genome of Bosea sp. BIWAKO-01, the window CAGTGCGGCACCGATCAGGTCGACGGCGGAGCCAGGGGCTTCGGAGTTGCGGGCGACGTTGGCGCTCATGATCTCTCTCCCTTTGTTGCGACGCAGCATAGGAGAGAATCTGGCGAATCCGAAATCCACCTTTCGGCTGGGGGCCAGACTATTTTCGACTGGCCAGCACGACGCCAAGCACAGCAACCGCCATGCCGACGAGCTGGAGCGGGGTCAGCGTCTCGCCGAAGAGCAGCCAGGCCTCGACGGCCACGGCCGGCGGCACGAGATAGAGGAAGGTCGCGGTGCGCGAGACTTCGCCACGCCGGATCAGCCAGAGATAGAGCCCGATTCCGCCCAGCGAAAGCGCCAGGACCGACCAGGCCAGCACCAGGGCCATGGTCAGGTTCCACTCGATCCGCATCGGTTCGAGCGCATAGGCGACGGGCAGCGTGACGAGGAAGGCGGCGGTGTATTGCCAGGCGGTCACAGTCCGCAGATCGCCGGTGACGATGCGCTTCTTCTGATAGAAGGAGCCGAAGGTCACGGCGAACATCGCGACGATATTGACGCCGACCGGCAGCAGGATGCCGGCGAGCGCCTGTGGATCGACGCCGACCAGCTTCGGCTCGAGCACCAGGGCAATGCCGAGGAAACCGCAGAGGATCCCGGCCCAGCGCACAGGCGAAATGCGTTCGCCGACCAGAAGCGGGGAAAACAGCGCGGTCAGCACGGGCTGAAGGCCGGCAATCAGGCCGGAAACTCCGGCCGGCAGGCCATGGCGCACCGCCCACCAGACGCCGCCGAGATAGACGGCATGCAGCAGGATACCGGTGACGACGCAGTCGATGATCGCGCGACGGCCCTTCGGCCAGGGTGCGCCGACGGCGAGCGCCAGGCCGATGAGCAGCAGGCCGGCACAGGCATAGCGCACGGCCAGGAAGGTCAGCGGGTCGGCATAGCGCGCGGAATAGCCGGCAACGATCCAGCCGCTCGACCAGAGCAGCGTGAAGACGAGCGGGATGATGCGGAGGAACAGGGGCGATTCGAGCATGGGCACCGGCTTTCGCTGATCGTTCTGATAAGCTCGGCGCAAGCGCTTGTCGCCGTCCGACGACGCCGGGATGGCATGTCCGGGCGAGGGAACGAATGCATCATCTCGGGCCAACGAGGTGACGGCGAGGCGGGTTGAGGCCACAATCACCGCCCGCTCGCCCGAGTCTCCGCATGTCGCTGCTATCCGTCCCCGCCCTCGCCTTCGAGCGCTTCGTCGCCCATGATTCCTGGGCGATCGCCAGCCATATCGCGCTCTCCGTGCTGATGTCGCTCTTCCCCTTCCTGATCCTGGTGACGGCACTCGGCGGCGTCTTCGGCACGCAGAATGCGGCCGACGAGGCAACCGCGCTGCTGCTCGAGGCCTGGCCCAAGGAGATCGCCATCCCGATCGCACTCGAGGTGCGCTCGGTGCTGACGGCGGTGCGCAGCGATGCACTCACCTTCGGCGCTTTGCTGGCCCTGTATTTCTCGTCGTCCGGCGTCGAGGCGCTGCGCATCGGCCTCAACCGGGCCTATGAGGCCTATGAATGGCGGGCCTGGTGGCACACCCGGCTGGAATCGATCCTCTACGTGGTCGGCGGCGCCATGTTCATGCTCTCCTTCGCCTTTCTCGTGGTGCTCGGGCCGCTGGTGCTGCGCTGGCTGATCGGCTTCGCGCCCTGGCTGGCGCCGCTCTCCATCCTGCTCAGCTTCCTGCGCGTCGCCGGCGCGACCATGCTGATCGTGCTGGCGCTGATCGTCGCGCATAGCACGCTGCCGGCCCGCGCCCCACATATCCGGACGCTCTGGCCCGGCATCCTCGTCACCCTCGCCTTCTGGCTCGTCGGCGGCCTCGGCTTCGGCTGGTATCTCGACGGCTTTGCCGGCGCCTATGTCACGACCTATGCCGGCCTTGCGACGGCGATGATCGCGCTCGTCTTCCTGTACTGGCTCGCCGCGATCTTCCTCTATGGCGCGGAGCTGAATGCCGCCTTCGCGATCGCGAGGGCGCCAAGGGCCGACCCCGGTGAGGCGATCGCCGGGCTATAGGGCGCTCTCCTGCGTTGACGAAGAGTGACG includes:
- a CDS encoding DMT family transporter, whose amino-acid sequence is MLESPLFLRIIPLVFTLLWSSGWIVAGYSARYADPLTFLAVRYACAGLLLIGLALAVGAPWPKGRRAIIDCVVTGILLHAVYLGGVWWAVRHGLPAGVSGLIAGLQPVLTALFSPLLVGERISPVRWAGILCGFLGIALVLEPKLVGVDPQALAGILLPVGVNIVAMFAVTFGSFYQKKRIVTGDLRTVTAWQYTAAFLVTLPVAYALEPMRIEWNLTMALVLAWSVLALSLGGIGLYLWLIRRGEVSRTATFLYLVPPAVAVEAWLLFGETLTPLQLVGMAVAVLGVVLASRK
- a CDS encoding YihY/virulence factor BrkB family protein, whose protein sequence is MSLLSVPALAFERFVAHDSWAIASHIALSVLMSLFPFLILVTALGGVFGTQNAADEATALLLEAWPKEIAIPIALEVRSVLTAVRSDALTFGALLALYFSSSGVEALRIGLNRAYEAYEWRAWWHTRLESILYVVGGAMFMLSFAFLVVLGPLVLRWLIGFAPWLAPLSILLSFLRVAGATMLIVLALIVAHSTLPARAPHIRTLWPGILVTLAFWLVGGLGFGWYLDGFAGAYVTTYAGLATAMIALVFLYWLAAIFLYGAELNAAFAIARAPRADPGEAIAGL